A genomic segment from Tuwongella immobilis encodes:
- a CDS encoding DJ-1/PfpI family protein, whose protein sequence is MAVRSILMLVGDFVEDYEVMVPFQALLMVGHRVHAVCPNKQAGDFVRTAIHDFEGDQTYSEKPGHRFTLNATFSEIDPTQYDALVIPGGRSPEYLRLNPQVIAMVQHFAQANKPIAAICHGPQLLAAAGVLSNRQCSAYPAVLPDVTLAGGTATAIAVDAAHVDGNLVTAPAWPAHPQWLAQFLKLLGTQITL, encoded by the coding sequence ATGGCGGTCCGCTCGATTCTGATGTTGGTCGGCGACTTTGTCGAAGATTACGAAGTCATGGTGCCGTTTCAGGCACTGCTCATGGTGGGGCATCGGGTGCATGCGGTCTGCCCGAACAAGCAAGCGGGCGATTTCGTCCGGACGGCGATTCACGATTTCGAGGGCGATCAAACCTACAGCGAAAAGCCCGGTCACCGCTTCACATTGAATGCCACTTTTTCCGAAATTGATCCGACTCAATACGATGCGTTGGTCATTCCCGGTGGCCGCTCGCCGGAATATCTGCGGCTCAACCCGCAGGTGATTGCCATGGTGCAGCATTTTGCCCAGGCGAATAAGCCAATTGCGGCGATTTGTCATGGTCCGCAACTGCTGGCGGCGGCGGGTGTGTTGAGCAATCGGCAATGCAGCGCATACCCGGCTGTGCTGCCGGATGTCACGTTGGCGGGTGGAACGGCGACGGCAATCGCTGTGGATGCGGCCCATGTCGATGGCAATCTGGTGACCGCACCCGCGTGGCCGGCCCATCCGCAATGGTTGGCCCAATTTTTGAAGCTGTTGGGCACGCAAATCACGCTGTAA
- a CDS encoding alpha/beta hydrolase yields the protein MRSLTSPMRWAWLWVASVGLIVAPTTQAQEEIKKEEVSFDSVDGVDLRGTYYPGQGVTGRQLPCVLILHRWGSDRVKGEWESTAVSMQKKGYSVLTFDFRGHGKSKEIKDRAKFWNISDFPQQKYAGGGRINPLRLPTRIDQKQFSKLYFPYLVNDIAAARRFLDEKNDAGELNAGRLVIVAECEMATLAQLWIATEFKRFGIAPTPANPMPDHKGGEDIAGAVFLNIERRPLGMAMPYDIQPRLWYGLNGMVGDPVRLRTPMAFIFGEKDTKSRSDAEWFYKNLWNADKVDKKDQIKYLVPIKGSNLVGANLLNKENLGTEKAITDYLDEMLKKRNLGKNWISRNVSMGALQQVPLWDIGYPPVR from the coding sequence ATGCGCTCGCTCACTTCGCCGATGCGATGGGCCTGGTTATGGGTTGCGTCCGTTGGGCTCATCGTCGCCCCGACCACGCAAGCCCAAGAAGAAATCAAGAAGGAAGAAGTTTCCTTTGATTCGGTCGATGGTGTCGATTTGCGAGGCACCTACTATCCGGGTCAAGGCGTGACCGGTCGGCAACTGCCGTGCGTGCTGATCCTGCATCGCTGGGGATCGGATCGCGTGAAGGGCGAATGGGAATCGACCGCCGTTTCCATGCAGAAAAAGGGCTACTCGGTTCTGACGTTCGATTTCCGCGGTCACGGCAAGAGCAAGGAAATCAAAGACCGCGCGAAATTCTGGAACATCTCGGATTTCCCGCAGCAGAAATATGCAGGCGGCGGGCGGATCAATCCGCTGCGGTTGCCGACCCGGATCGATCAAAAGCAATTCAGCAAATTGTATTTCCCGTATTTGGTCAATGACATCGCCGCCGCTCGCCGCTTCTTGGATGAAAAGAACGATGCCGGTGAGCTGAACGCGGGGCGACTGGTGATTGTTGCCGAATGCGAAATGGCGACGTTGGCCCAATTGTGGATTGCCACCGAATTCAAGCGATTTGGCATCGCCCCGACACCGGCCAACCCCATGCCCGACCACAAGGGGGGCGAAGACATTGCCGGTGCCGTGTTCCTGAACATCGAACGCCGGCCGTTGGGAATGGCCATGCCGTATGACATTCAGCCGCGACTCTGGTATGGCTTGAATGGTATGGTGGGCGACCCGGTGCGATTGCGAACGCCGATGGCATTCATCTTTGGCGAAAAAGACACCAAGAGCCGTTCCGATGCGGAGTGGTTCTACAAGAATCTTTGGAATGCAGACAAAGTCGATAAGAAAGATCAGATTAAGTATCTGGTGCCGATCAAAGGCTCGAATCTGGTCGGAGCGAATCTGCTGAACAAGGAAAATCTGGGGACCGAAAAGGCGATCACCGATTATCTCGACGAAATGCTGAAGAAGCGGAATTTGGGCAAAAACTGGATTTCTCGCAACGTCAGCATGGGGGCACTGCAGCAAGTGCCGCTGTGGGATATCGGTTATCCGCCGGTGCGATAA
- a CDS encoding MBL fold metallo-hydrolase, translating into MPVARAFSEIRLVNGSTGDPALYIDYPGLDNALLFDAGENGNLDLKRLADLEAVFLTHHHIDHFIGFDRILRANLDKDKELRIFGPGGTITRIYQRLKSYDFQYFSFMKIALNVVELEPGVRRQARMECAKKFPEPVISEDAWTERTIYENPYLTIEAVSVEHTTPCLAYALVEKPGYHPDPDKLAVSPLRPGSWVPLVLDQLRSGSPMETLVNVEGGQFSLGRLAEMGFSGSPGSRVTFVTDTIWNDSTKAALLPLAKNSWRLYCDSYYAIGQLKNAVTHKHMTATHAAEFAKLAKVDQLILMHFAPRYAGRYGHLVDEAKAIFPRTTADLGETA; encoded by the coding sequence ATGCCGGTCGCCCGTGCATTTTCCGAAATTCGCTTGGTCAACGGGTCCACTGGTGATCCGGCCTTATACATCGACTACCCCGGTTTGGACAATGCCTTATTGTTCGACGCCGGGGAGAATGGCAATCTGGACCTCAAACGGTTGGCCGACCTGGAGGCGGTCTTCCTGACGCACCACCACATTGATCACTTTATCGGTTTCGACCGAATTCTTCGCGCGAATTTAGACAAAGACAAAGAGCTGCGCATCTTCGGCCCAGGTGGCACAATCACCCGAATTTATCAGCGGCTCAAATCGTATGATTTTCAATATTTTTCATTCATGAAAATCGCGCTGAATGTCGTGGAACTCGAACCTGGCGTGCGTCGGCAGGCTCGCATGGAATGTGCAAAGAAATTTCCCGAGCCGGTGATTTCCGAAGACGCCTGGACCGAGCGGACGATTTACGAGAATCCGTATTTGACCATTGAGGCGGTTTCGGTCGAGCATACCACCCCCTGCCTCGCCTATGCGCTGGTGGAAAAGCCGGGCTACCATCCCGACCCGGACAAGCTCGCCGTCAGTCCGCTGCGTCCCGGCAGTTGGGTGCCGCTGGTGCTGGATCAGCTTCGCAGTGGTTCGCCCATGGAAACGCTGGTCAATGTTGAAGGGGGCCAATTCAGTCTGGGGCGTTTGGCGGAAATGGGCTTCAGCGGTTCGCCCGGATCGCGCGTCACCTTCGTGACCGACACGATATGGAACGACAGCACCAAGGCCGCCCTGCTGCCGCTGGCGAAAAATTCCTGGCGATTGTACTGCGACAGTTACTATGCCATTGGACAATTGAAGAATGCGGTCACCCACAAACATATGACCGCCACTCACGCGGCGGAATTCGCCAAGCTGGCCAAGGTGGATCAGCTCATTCTGATGCACTTTGCCCCGCGATACGCCGGACGGTATGGCCACCTGGTGGACGAAGCGAAGGCCATTTTCCCGCGAACCACCGCCGACTTGGGTGAGACAGCGTAA